A genomic region of Rheinheimera sp. MMS21-TC3 contains the following coding sequences:
- a CDS encoding YebC/PmpR family DNA-binding transcriptional regulator, translating into MAGHSKWANMKHRKARQDAKKNKIFTKVIRELTVAAKQNPDPSMNPRLRLAVDKALSENMNRDTIDRAIKRGAGASEGENYEELVYEGYGPNGVAIIVETMTDNHKRTVAEVRHAFTKNAGSLGTSGSVAYLFTRLGVLMFAPEVDEDALIEAALDAGADDIVVDDDGSKEVLTQPDNFADIKAALVDAGFVAESAEVTLVPSIRAEVDAANAADFFKLIDMLEDSDDVQNVYHNADISEELMVEFG; encoded by the coding sequence ATGGCCGGCCATAGTAAATGGGCGAACATGAAGCATCGCAAAGCCCGTCAGGATGCAAAAAAAAATAAAATCTTCACTAAAGTTATTCGCGAGCTAACCGTAGCTGCCAAGCAAAATCCTGATCCCAGCATGAACCCACGTTTACGCTTAGCGGTTGATAAAGCCTTATCTGAAAATATGAACCGAGACACTATAGACCGTGCGATTAAGCGTGGTGCAGGTGCGAGTGAAGGTGAAAATTACGAAGAATTAGTCTATGAAGGCTATGGCCCTAATGGTGTGGCAATTATTGTTGAAACCATGACAGATAACCATAAACGTACCGTAGCAGAAGTACGCCATGCCTTTACTAAAAATGCTGGTAGTTTAGGTACTTCAGGTTCAGTAGCCTATTTATTTACCCGTTTAGGGGTATTAATGTTTGCACCTGAAGTAGATGAAGATGCCTTAATAGAAGCGGCTTTAGATGCTGGCGCTGATGACATTGTTGTCGACGACGATGGCAGTAAAGAAGTCTTAACTCAGCCAGATAATTTTGCTGATATTAAAGCAGCTCTTGTCGATGCTGGTTTTGTTGCAGAGTCAGCAGAAGTAACCTTAGTGCCCTCTATTCGTGCCGAAGTAGATGCTGCTAATGCAGCAGACTTCTTTAAACTAATAGATATGTTAGAAGACTCAGACGATGTGCAAAACGTTTATCATAATGCCGATATCAGTGAAGAGCTGATGGTTGAGTTTGGTTAA
- the aspS gene encoding aspartate--tRNA ligase: MRSHYCGLLTAQHAEQQVSLCGWVNRRRDLGGLIFLDLRDREGIVQVVCDPDLAELFKVAYTLRNEFCIQVKGQVRTRPESQINADMATGEVEVYASEVVILNKAAPSPLDSNQNNSEEQRLKYRYLDLRRPLMSDRLKFRAKVTSFVRNFMDTNGFLDIETPILTKATPEGARDYLVPSRTHKGEFFALPQSPQLFKQLLMMSGLDRYYQIVKCFRDEDLRADRQPEFTQIDIETSFMSAEQVMNLTEEMVRKMFANLLDVDLGQFPRMTYHEAMRLYGSDKPDLRNPMQLVDIADLVKDVEFKVFSGPANDAKGRVVALKVPQAAAKVSRKDIDGYTSYVGIYGAKGLAWMKVNDVSQGIDGIQSPVAKFLTTDIVAEILNRTAAKNGDLILFGADSYNTVCEAMGALRLKIGEDLAITQAGWKPLWVVDFPMFEQADDGSYAAVHHPFTAPVDTASFLTTPVEQFKLADLLSNAYDMVLNGTELGGGSVRIHNCDVQAKVFSLLGISDEEAKEKFGFLLEALKYGAPPHAGLAFGLDRLVMLMTGATSIRDVMAFPKTATAACPLTDAPSSANPAQLAELNIQVIKKLN; the protein is encoded by the coding sequence ATGCGAAGCCATTATTGCGGTTTATTAACTGCGCAACATGCAGAACAACAAGTTTCATTATGTGGCTGGGTAAACCGCCGCCGTGATTTAGGTGGGCTTATTTTCCTTGATCTGCGAGATCGTGAAGGCATAGTTCAAGTAGTATGTGACCCAGACTTAGCCGAGTTATTTAAAGTAGCTTATACCTTACGTAACGAATTTTGTATTCAAGTTAAAGGCCAAGTACGGACACGTCCTGAGTCGCAAATTAATGCCGATATGGCAACGGGCGAAGTTGAAGTTTACGCCAGTGAAGTGGTGATTTTAAATAAAGCCGCTCCATCACCTTTAGATTCTAATCAAAATAATAGTGAAGAGCAGCGTTTAAAATACCGCTATTTAGATTTACGCCGCCCGCTGATGAGTGACCGGTTAAAGTTTAGAGCTAAAGTAACCAGCTTTGTGCGTAACTTTATGGATACTAATGGCTTTTTAGATATTGAAACACCTATTTTAACCAAAGCTACACCCGAAGGTGCGCGTGATTACTTAGTGCCTAGCCGAACTCACAAAGGGGAGTTTTTTGCTCTGCCACAGTCGCCGCAATTATTTAAACAATTATTAATGATGTCGGGATTAGATCGCTACTATCAAATAGTAAAGTGCTTCCGTGATGAAGACTTGCGAGCAGATCGGCAACCAGAATTTACTCAAATTGATATTGAAACCTCTTTTATGAGCGCCGAGCAAGTAATGAACTTGACCGAAGAGATGGTGCGTAAAATGTTTGCCAATTTATTAGATGTCGATCTTGGTCAATTCCCGCGGATGACCTATCACGAAGCAATGCGATTATACGGTTCGGATAAACCAGACCTGCGTAACCCCATGCAACTGGTGGATATTGCCGACTTAGTTAAAGACGTTGAATTTAAGGTGTTTTCTGGCCCAGCAAATGATGCCAAAGGCCGAGTGGTGGCATTAAAAGTGCCACAAGCTGCCGCTAAAGTATCGCGCAAAGATATTGATGGTTATACCAGCTACGTTGGCATCTATGGCGCTAAAGGTTTAGCCTGGATGAAGGTGAATGATGTCAGCCAAGGTATTGATGGCATCCAGTCTCCGGTAGCTAAGTTCTTAACGACCGATATCGTAGCTGAAATACTAAACCGTACCGCAGCAAAAAATGGTGATTTAATTTTATTTGGTGCTGATAGTTATAATACAGTCTGTGAAGCTATGGGCGCTTTACGCTTGAAAATAGGCGAGGATTTAGCCATTACCCAAGCGGGCTGGAAGCCATTATGGGTGGTAGATTTCCCTATGTTTGAACAAGCTGATGATGGTAGCTATGCTGCTGTACATCACCCATTTACAGCACCTGTAGATACGGCGAGCTTTTTAACTACCCCAGTCGAACAGTTTAAATTGGCTGATTTATTATCAAACGCTTATGATATGGTATTAAATGGTACTGAGTTAGGTGGCGGCTCGGTACGTATTCATAATTGTGATGTGCAAGCTAAGGTGTTTAGTTTACTTGGTATTAGTGATGAGGAGGCCAAAGAAAAATTTGGTTTCTTATTAGAAGCATTAAAATATGGCGCACCGCCTCATGCCGGTTTAGCTTTTGGTTTAGACCGCTTGGTAATGTTAATGACTGGCGCGACTTCAATTCGTGATGTTATGGCATTCCCTAAAACGGCTACAGCTGCTTGTCCGCTAACGGATGCACCTAGTAGTGCTAACCCAGCACAGCTTGCAGAGTTAAATATTCAAGTCATTAAAAAGCTTAATTAG
- a CDS encoding transporter substrate-binding domain-containing protein, with the protein MKQGFSALVYLVLILIMTSGHAALPSPLKITISKDIYPYMYLNQHGQAEGLVVDYWRQLAQQQDIEVQFFPATWPETLAMLERGEVHLHGALAGTPARAKQYELGDLDITIYSNVFIHRDMPHFTSVHDLKPLTIGVIKRSSHIATLQELIPNANLAYYSSIPDLYDAAVRGELFAFSAFDNLPVIYADYKTLNALFPLYRKMPIARNKLSYAVYENPALFQQLQIATNQIEPTFIANLEQSWLSAPTDKDTLQLGVSVNNPPYMHITAGGEAKGLIIELWQAWAEQTGKKIAFVPDSSANNVQNLEQGRIDAVVALPMSELISQRLKEAYHLYNFNSALFYPKHLTNLSLSKLNQATIAVFQNAPYITELKGKYPQLTFKRYVSLEEMLVAVQQQEAIGFIGGSAIMPIRFQQLNVADRYKMSDELVIETGLYTFVQTDNQELLETIHQGFANLDLEQLEAIEKRWLNEPDRYYAKFRHKVPLPLVERTWLNTHQPIRLGIVKDWPPMEFLDSSGEAVGITIDIINLIAQRLDTVFEIKAFESFAELRTALTEHEIDIVGGLGKTSDENAVLSLTEPYWSSHWAAISSVSSNKVIDIDQLAGKRIAIYKEYTLAAELPKRFVNSEITLTKDLKQAISLLQYNEVDIVIDTVETAGQFLRDTGYVNLQIQVLEGLTSEQTMFGVRVDYQPLVKMLNKGIRSLGEDGEKQVYKKWFDFQINQGLDKTSFTRLMLQLGGAVSLIIVFFIIWNLSLRKEVNLRRIAEEKMRFMATHDDLTQLPNRSLLKERLQQALLQHARHNETLALLFIDLDGFKDINDKYGHDVGDELLQSIVVILQDAVRKTDTVARFGGDEFVILLTGLMHRHDAAIIAEKVLQQLQYSMQLSIGAISIGASIGIAIYPEDGTDADKLLKVADNLMYRVKQQGKNQYCFSKPSF; encoded by the coding sequence ATGAAACAGGGATTTTCAGCATTAGTCTATTTAGTGCTTATTTTAATTATGACCAGCGGCCATGCTGCTTTACCGTCACCATTAAAAATAACAATTAGCAAAGATATATATCCTTATATGTATCTTAATCAACATGGTCAAGCAGAAGGTTTGGTGGTTGATTATTGGCGGCAGCTTGCTCAGCAACAAGATATAGAGGTTCAATTTTTTCCCGCTACCTGGCCTGAAACACTAGCAATGTTAGAGCGAGGAGAGGTGCATTTACATGGTGCTTTAGCCGGTACGCCTGCAAGAGCAAAGCAATATGAATTGGGAGATTTGGATATTACTATTTATAGTAATGTCTTTATTCATCGCGACATGCCGCATTTTACAAGCGTGCATGATTTGAAGCCTCTTACTATAGGTGTAATTAAACGATCAAGCCATATAGCTACCCTACAAGAATTAATCCCAAATGCTAACTTGGCCTATTACTCCTCTATTCCTGACTTATATGATGCTGCAGTTCGTGGGGAGTTATTTGCGTTTAGTGCTTTTGATAATTTGCCTGTTATTTATGCTGACTATAAAACCTTAAATGCTTTGTTTCCCTTGTATCGAAAAATGCCCATTGCTAGAAATAAATTAAGTTATGCTGTTTATGAAAACCCAGCGCTATTTCAGCAATTACAAATCGCAACTAATCAAATCGAGCCAACTTTTATTGCTAATTTAGAGCAAAGCTGGTTGAGCGCGCCTACAGATAAAGACACTTTGCAGCTTGGTGTATCTGTAAATAATCCACCTTATATGCATATTACTGCTGGAGGTGAGGCTAAAGGGCTAATTATTGAACTCTGGCAAGCTTGGGCTGAGCAAACAGGTAAAAAAATAGCATTTGTACCAGACAGCTCGGCTAACAATGTGCAAAACTTAGAGCAAGGCCGTATTGACGCTGTTGTAGCTTTACCAATGAGTGAGCTAATATCTCAGCGGTTAAAAGAGGCATATCATTTATATAACTTTAATTCGGCACTTTTTTATCCTAAACATCTCACTAATCTATCTTTAAGTAAGTTAAACCAAGCCACTATTGCAGTATTTCAAAACGCACCTTATATCACTGAATTAAAAGGTAAGTATCCTCAACTTACCTTTAAACGCTATGTATCCTTAGAAGAAATGCTAGTAGCCGTACAGCAGCAAGAGGCTATCGGCTTTATAGGTGGTTCGGCAATAATGCCAATCCGTTTTCAGCAATTAAATGTAGCAGATCGTTATAAGATGTCCGATGAGCTAGTAATAGAAACGGGTCTATATACTTTTGTGCAAACGGATAACCAAGAGTTGCTTGAAACAATTCATCAAGGTTTTGCCAATTTAGATTTAGAGCAGTTAGAGGCTATTGAAAAGCGCTGGCTTAATGAGCCTGATCGCTATTACGCTAAATTTAGACATAAAGTACCTTTACCCTTAGTTGAACGGACTTGGCTAAATACGCATCAACCAATTAGGTTAGGCATAGTTAAAGACTGGCCACCCATGGAATTCTTGGATAGCTCAGGTGAAGCTGTGGGCATTACCATAGATATTATTAACCTGATAGCCCAGCGTTTAGATACCGTATTTGAAATTAAAGCTTTCGAGAGCTTTGCTGAACTTAGAACAGCATTAACAGAGCATGAGATAGATATCGTTGGTGGCCTTGGCAAGACTAGTGACGAAAATGCAGTTTTATCATTGACCGAACCATATTGGTCTAGCCATTGGGCGGCTATTAGTAGTGTGTCTAGTAATAAGGTAATTGATATAGACCAGTTAGCTGGTAAACGTATTGCTATTTATAAAGAATACACTTTAGCGGCAGAGTTACCAAAGCGTTTTGTTAATAGTGAGATAACTTTAACCAAAGATTTAAAGCAAGCTATTAGTTTATTGCAGTATAACGAAGTAGATATTGTGATAGATACCGTAGAAACAGCAGGCCAGTTTTTACGGGATACTGGCTATGTTAATTTACAAATCCAAGTATTAGAAGGCTTAACTAGCGAACAAACTATGTTTGGCGTTAGGGTTGATTACCAGCCTTTAGTTAAGATGTTAAATAAGGGGATCCGTAGTTTAGGCGAAGATGGTGAAAAACAGGTTTATAAAAAATGGTTTGATTTTCAAATTAACCAAGGCTTAGATAAAACCTCATTTACACGGTTAATGCTGCAGCTAGGCGGGGCTGTATCTCTTATTATTGTCTTTTTTATTATTTGGAATTTATCGTTACGCAAAGAAGTTAACTTACGCCGCATTGCTGAAGAAAAAATGCGGTTTATGGCAACACATGATGACCTAACCCAATTGCCTAATCGCAGTTTATTAAAAGAGCGGCTCCAACAAGCGTTATTGCAGCATGCAAGGCATAATGAAACTTTAGCCTTACTTTTTATTGATCTAGATGGTTTTAAAGACATTAATGATAAATACGGCCATGATGTCGGCGATGAATTACTGCAAAGTATAGTGGTTATATTACAAGATGCAGTGCGTAAAACTGATACGGTGGCGCGTTTTGGTGGTGATGAATTTGTTATTTTATTAACCGGATTAATGCATCGTCATGATGCCGCTATTATTGCTGAAAAAGTGTTACAGCAATTACAGTATTCAATGCAGCTATCTATAGGTGCTATAAGCATAGGAGCCAGTATAGGTATCGCTATTTATCCTGAAGATGGCACCGATGCAGATAAGTTGTTAAAAGTGGCAGATAACCTTATGTATAGGGTTAAGCAGCAAGGTAAAAATCAATATTGTTTTAGTAAACCAAGCTTTTAA
- the cmoA gene encoding carboxy-S-adenosyl-L-methionine synthase CmoA, with product MQKDSIYAEPLGKIQDFNFDDQVADVFPDMIQRSVPGYHTIIQTIGKLTAKFQQPNSSYYDLGCSLGAATLAMRRNLSAENCNIIAVDNSKAMVERCERHLQSFRSEVPVTVQLADIRQLAISNAAVVVINFTLQFLPKADREQLIQQIYNGLKPGGLLILSEKFIHPQNTENELLIDLHHDFKRANGYSELEVSQKRTALENVMQPDTLKQHANRLTKAGFNQQTIWFQCFNFCSMLAIKS from the coding sequence ATGCAAAAAGACTCAATTTATGCAGAGCCATTAGGCAAAATTCAAGATTTTAACTTTGATGATCAAGTTGCTGATGTGTTTCCAGATATGATCCAACGGTCTGTACCGGGATACCATACTATTATTCAAACCATAGGCAAATTAACGGCAAAGTTTCAACAACCTAATAGCAGCTATTATGACTTAGGCTGTTCCTTAGGGGCGGCAACTTTGGCCATGCGCCGCAACTTATCAGCAGAAAATTGTAACATTATCGCTGTAGATAATAGTAAAGCTATGGTTGAACGTTGTGAGCGGCATTTACAATCATTCCGTTCAGAAGTGCCGGTTACTGTACAACTAGCTGACATTCGCCAATTGGCTATCAGTAATGCTGCTGTGGTGGTGATCAACTTTACCTTGCAGTTTTTACCAAAAGCAGATCGCGAGCAGTTAATACAACAAATTTATAATGGTTTAAAACCTGGTGGCTTATTAATTTTATCTGAAAAATTTATTCATCCACAAAACACTGAAAACGAATTATTAATCGACTTACACCATGATTTTAAACGAGCTAATGGTTATAGCGAATTAGAAGTGAGCCAAAAACGGACAGCCCTAGAGAATGTAATGCAGCCTGATACCTTAAAACAACACGCAAATCGTTTAACTAAGGCTGGTTTTAATCAGCAAACTATATGGTTTCAGTGTTTTAATTTTTGCTCAATGTTAGCGATTAAATCTTAA
- the cmoB gene encoding tRNA 5-methoxyuridine(34)/uridine 5-oxyacetic acid(34) synthase CmoB, whose amino-acid sequence MINFNSFYAQLATNRLAPWLETLPAQLALWAKQALHGDFKQWQKALAQLPETTPSNLNIKDSVTFGCSDDLAPGQMQRIQYVLEQLKPWRKGPFSIHGIDLDTEWRSDFKWQRILPHIAPLKQRYVLDVGCGSGYHLWRMLGEGADFVVGIDPSQLFYAQFNAIKHFNPDPKINLLPIGIDDMPALQQFDTVFSMGVLYHRRSPLDFLQQLKQQLRLGGELVLETLVIEGDENTVLVPTDRYAKMRNVWFIPSCAALTLWLERLGFKNVKVVDINQTTLAEQRKTSWMENESLIDFLDPNDHSKTIEGYPAPLRAVITANS is encoded by the coding sequence ATGATAAATTTTAACTCGTTTTATGCTCAACTAGCGACAAATCGTTTAGCTCCTTGGTTAGAAACCCTACCAGCACAATTAGCACTCTGGGCTAAACAAGCCTTACATGGTGACTTTAAACAGTGGCAAAAAGCTTTAGCCCAACTTCCAGAAACGACACCTTCTAACCTTAATATTAAAGACAGTGTCACCTTTGGTTGTTCTGACGATTTAGCCCCAGGCCAAATGCAGCGCATTCAGTATGTACTTGAGCAGTTAAAACCTTGGCGTAAAGGCCCTTTTTCCATTCATGGCATAGACCTAGATACCGAATGGCGCTCTGACTTTAAGTGGCAACGTATTTTGCCGCATATTGCACCATTAAAACAACGCTACGTATTAGATGTTGGCTGCGGCAGTGGTTACCATTTATGGCGCATGCTAGGTGAAGGCGCTGATTTTGTAGTCGGCATTGACCCATCACAATTATTTTATGCTCAATTTAATGCCATTAAGCACTTTAATCCAGATCCTAAGATCAATCTGTTACCTATTGGTATCGATGATATGCCAGCGCTGCAACAGTTTGATACTGTATTTTCTATGGGGGTGTTATATCACCGCCGTTCACCGCTAGATTTTTTACAGCAGCTAAAGCAGCAGCTGCGACTTGGTGGCGAGTTAGTGTTAGAAACTTTAGTGATTGAAGGTGATGAGAATACCGTTCTAGTACCAACCGATCGCTATGCAAAAATGCGTAATGTCTGGTTTATTCCCAGTTGTGCGGCTTTGACACTCTGGTTAGAGCGTCTAGGCTTTAAAAATGTCAAAGTAGTGGATATTAACCAAACAACTTTAGCCGAACAACGTAAAACTAGCTGGATGGAAAATGAAAGTCTAATTGATTTTCTTGACCCAAATGATCATAGTAAGACCATTGAGGGCTATCCAGCACCGTTGCGTGCTGTTATTACAGCAAATAGCTAA
- the purM gene encoding phosphoribosylformylglycinamidine cyclo-ligase: protein MSEQKTSLSYKDAGVDIDAGNALVDRIKGAVKRTRRPEVMGGLGGFGALCQIPAGYKEPVLVSGTDGVGTKLRLAMDLKRHDGVGIDLVAMCVNDLIVQGAEPLFFLDYYATGKLDVDTASAVVNGIAEGCVQSGCALVGGETAEMPGMYHGEDYDIAGFCVGVVEKADIIDGSKVEAGDQLIALASSGPHSNGFSLIRKVLEVSGQSPETVLEGKTIADHLLEPTRIYVKNILQLIKQLPVHALCHITGGGFWENIPRVLPENTKAIIDGKSWQWPAIFNWLQQQGNISEHEMYRTFNCGVGMMVVVPAEQLQPALDLLTAAGETAWHLGEIQTATAEDELVIINK from the coding sequence GTGAGCGAGCAAAAAACATCTTTAAGCTACAAAGACGCCGGAGTAGATATTGACGCAGGTAATGCCTTAGTCGATCGTATTAAAGGTGCGGTAAAACGTACTCGCCGCCCTGAAGTTATGGGAGGCTTAGGTGGTTTTGGTGCTTTGTGCCAAATTCCTGCTGGATACAAAGAGCCGGTATTAGTATCAGGCACTGATGGTGTTGGTACTAAATTACGCTTAGCCATGGACTTAAAGCGTCACGATGGCGTAGGTATTGATTTAGTGGCAATGTGCGTAAACGATTTAATAGTTCAAGGTGCAGAACCCTTATTCTTCCTTGATTACTATGCAACCGGTAAGTTAGATGTTGACACCGCTTCTGCCGTTGTTAATGGTATTGCCGAAGGCTGTGTGCAATCTGGTTGTGCTTTAGTTGGTGGTGAAACTGCAGAAATGCCAGGTATGTATCATGGTGAAGATTACGATATAGCAGGCTTTTGTGTCGGTGTAGTTGAAAAAGCAGATATCATTGATGGCAGTAAAGTTGAAGCTGGCGATCAGCTGATTGCATTAGCCTCATCTGGACCACATTCCAATGGCTTTTCATTAATACGTAAAGTATTAGAAGTTAGCGGTCAAAGCCCAGAAACTGTACTAGAAGGTAAAACCATAGCGGATCATTTACTTGAACCTACCCGTATCTATGTTAAAAACATTCTACAGTTAATTAAACAGCTACCTGTACATGCATTGTGTCATATCACAGGCGGTGGCTTTTGGGAGAATATCCCTCGGGTATTACCGGAAAACACTAAAGCTATTATTGATGGCAAAAGTTGGCAGTGGCCGGCAATTTTTAACTGGTTGCAGCAGCAAGGCAACATTAGTGAGCATGAAATGTACCGTACTTTTAACTGCGGTGTCGGTATGATGGTAGTAGTGCCAGCTGAACAATTGCAGCCAGCGTTAGATCTTTTAACTGCTGCCGGCGAAACAGCTTGGCATCTGGGCGAGATCCAAACCGCTACTGCAGAAGATGAATTAGTCATCATTAACAAGTAA
- the purN gene encoding phosphoribosylglycinamide formyltransferase — MKSIVVLISGNGTNLQAIIDACSNGSIPGKVSAVIANKAEAYGLTRASEAGIPTAVLSHIGVASRESYDQKLIQSIEQYQPDLVVLAGFMRILTPAFVKHFNGKLLNIHPSLLPKYPGLHTHQRAIEAKDSEHGCSVHFVTEQLDGGPVILQAKVPVFSDDDVASLAERVHEQEYRIYPLVIKWFCQNRLQQRADQAWLDGNLLTTYGYANDED, encoded by the coding sequence ATGAAATCAATAGTTGTACTGATTTCTGGTAATGGCACTAATCTGCAGGCAATCATTGATGCCTGCAGCAATGGCAGTATTCCTGGTAAAGTAAGCGCAGTTATTGCTAATAAAGCAGAAGCTTACGGGTTAACCCGTGCCAGCGAAGCTGGTATTCCTACAGCAGTGCTTAGCCATATTGGCGTTGCTAGTAGAGAAAGTTATGATCAGAAACTTATTCAAAGTATTGAACAATATCAACCAGACCTTGTCGTACTAGCAGGCTTTATGCGTATTTTAACGCCAGCCTTTGTTAAACATTTTAACGGTAAATTGCTAAATATCCATCCGTCGCTGTTACCAAAGTATCCAGGGTTACATACCCATCAACGGGCAATTGAAGCCAAAGATAGCGAGCACGGCTGTAGCGTACACTTTGTAACGGAGCAACTTGATGGTGGTCCGGTAATTTTACAGGCCAAAGTGCCAGTGTTTAGCGATGACGATGTCGCTAGCTTAGCGGAACGGGTTCACGAACAGGAGTATCGAATCTATCCGCTGGTTATAAAGTGGTTTTGTCAAAATCGTTTACAGCAACGAGCAGATCAGGCATGGTTAGATGGTAATTTACTCACGACTTATGGGTATGCCAATGATGAAGATTAA
- a CDS encoding DUF3108 domain-containing protein codes for MMKIKSKWRQLASFLLLTATIAWPAAAATLASFTADYIVYRAGKKHGEAQRYLKQNGLEYEFGYSSDISWLVFSDKRSETSHFTIENNQIKPSLYVMQRTGTGPNRHYELQLDHDKKQLKVGKKRQPKAIVWQDDLLDLISYQLQLSLDLQAGKTEFSYTVLNKHGNTKVYNYKVVAEELLPLPYGNTRTLRIARIEDDINSDKQIYAWVAPDLNYMLVRLWRGEDNVEQFDVQLHTLNLDQIADSTL; via the coding sequence ATGATGAAGATTAAATCAAAATGGCGCCAGTTGGCGTCATTTTTACTCTTAACCGCTACTATTGCTTGGCCGGCTGCAGCTGCAACCTTAGCCAGTTTTACCGCTGATTATATTGTTTATCGCGCAGGTAAAAAGCACGGTGAAGCTCAACGTTATTTAAAGCAAAACGGCTTAGAATATGAATTTGGTTATAGCAGTGATATTAGCTGGCTAGTGTTTTCAGATAAGCGCAGCGAAACATCACACTTTACCATTGAAAATAATCAAATAAAACCTAGCTTATATGTAATGCAACGTACTGGTACTGGCCCTAACAGGCATTATGAGCTGCAGCTTGACCATGATAAAAAACAATTAAAAGTTGGTAAAAAGCGCCAGCCAAAAGCCATTGTTTGGCAAGATGATTTGTTAGACTTAATTAGCTATCAGTTGCAGCTAAGTTTAGATTTGCAGGCAGGTAAAACCGAGTTTAGTTACACTGTGCTTAATAAGCATGGCAACACTAAGGTCTATAACTATAAAGTGGTAGCAGAAGAACTTTTACCCCTACCTTATGGTAATACTCGTACCTTGCGTATTGCTAGAATAGAAGATGATATTAATAGCGATAAACAAATTTATGCTTGGGTGGCACCTGATTTAAACTATATGTTAGTCCGGTTATGGCGTGGTGAAGATAATGTTGAGCAATTTGATGTCCAGTTGCATACATTAAACTTAGACCAAATAGCTGACTCAACGCTGTAA